A part of Fusarium graminearum PH-1 chromosome 3, whole genome shotgun sequence genomic DNA contains:
- a CDS encoding orotidine 5'-phosphate decarboxylase — protein MSSHPSLKATFASRAETVSHPLSRHLYKLMDLKASNLCLSADVATARELLYFADKIGPSIVVLKTHYDMVAGWDFDPRTGTGAKLASLARKHGFLIFEDRKFGDIGNTVELQYTSGAARIIEWAHIVNVNMVPGKASVTSLAHAANRWLERYHYEVKTSISIGTPTASQLDEDSERSDGENQKNAPEIGRDNGRKGSIVSTTTVTQQYESADSPRLVKTIPEGDETVFPGIDEAPIERGLLILAQMSSEGNFMNKEYTQACVEAAREHKSFVMGFISQECLNTEPDDDFIHMTPGCQLPPEGADENEAIKGDGKGQQYNTPQKIIGIAGADIAIVGRGIIKAGDPEEEAERYRSAAWKAYTERVR, from the coding sequence ATGTCGTCGCATCCGTCCCTCAAGGCGACCTTCGCCAGTCGAGCTGAGACAGTCTCTCATCCTCTTAGCCGACATCTCTACAAGCTTATGGACCTCAAGGCCTCGAACCTTTGCCTCAGCGCCGATGTCGCAACCGCTCGCGAGCTCCTCTACTTCGCTGACAAGATCGGCCCCTCTatcgtcgtcctcaagaCTCATTATGATATGGTGGCTGGCTGGGATTTCGACCCTCGAACTGGAACCGGCGCCAAGCTCGCATCGCTAGCCCGTAAGCACggcttcctcatctttgaggaTCGCAAGTTTGGTGATATTGGCAACACGGTCGAGCTGCAGTACACCAGTGGTGCTGCACGCATTATCGAGTGGGCACACATCGTCAACGTGAACATGGTCCCCGGAAAGGCTTCTGTTACGTCTTTGGCCCACGCCGCCAACCGATGGCTGGAACGATACCATTATGAGGTCAAGACATCCATCAGCATTGGAACCCCTACAGCCAGCCAGCTGGACGAGGACAGTGAGCGCTCAGATGGCGAGAACCAAAAGAATGCACCTGAAATCGGCCGCGACAACGGACGCAAAGGCAGTATCGTCTCTACTACTACCGTCACCCAGCAGTACGAGTCAGCCGATTCACCACGACTCGTCAAGACGATTCCCGAGGGCGACGAGACAGTATTCCCCGGCATTGACGAGGCACCTATCGAGAGAGGTCTGCTCATCCTAGCACAAATGTCAAGCGAAGGCAACTTCATGAACAAGGAATACACACAAGCGTGTGTGGAGGCCGCGCGGGAACACAAGAGCTTTGTTATGGGTTTTATTTCACAGGAGTGTCTCAACACAGAACCTGATGATGATTTTATTCACATGACCCCAGGCTGCCAATTGCCTCCTGAGGGCGCGGATGAGAACGAGGCTATCAAGGGAGATGGCAAGGGCCAGCAGTACAATACACCGCAGAAGATCATTGGTATTGCAGGAGCTGATATTGCCATTGTCGGACGTGGAATTATCAAGGCAGGCGACCCTGAAGAGGAGGCTGAGCGATACCGATCCGCAGCATGGAAGGCTTACACAGAGCGCGTTCGCTGA